In Spodoptera frugiperda isolate SF20-4 chromosome 13, AGI-APGP_CSIRO_Sfru_2.0, whole genome shotgun sequence, the following are encoded in one genomic region:
- the LOC118270860 gene encoding cytochrome P450 4g15-like, which yields MIFIVLVLLFCASLALWNKMKPRPPSPPVHPGALPLIGHAHQFYGDPKHLWEFVTKLSHFSLKSGGVSEIWMGPHIMYMITDPDDFMTVSTKCMDKPYFYKFATEMFQNGLITASLTTWKTHRRLLNPSFNLQVLTSFIPEFNTQARNLVVSLQSEVGKESFNVHHYLIKQLLKTVCQTSLGLATEDKSIDVDYANATEDLFAILAERFTRIYLHLSSTYAWSSLKTKQDQLLKITRGIMNKIIYRRKEELKMGSKTENGTSAKVVKFEPLLNQLLELADTQDAFTDDEIREHVNTIVAAAYDTTASSITFALILLGTYPEVQNRVYKEIQTVLGDEDLTKDNLPKLVYLEAVVKETLRLYPSSPCVARRIDSDVKLKNYTLRSGTTCLLSIYGIGRHSMWGADADQFKPERWLDPSALPSNPNAFCNFGIGKRDCIGRVYAMLAIKTMLVHVLRKYIVFGDVNSIKAQLTISFKPATTSQLRLELRS from the exons ATGATTTTTATAGTGCTTGTCTTGTTATTTTGTGCTTCGCTCGCGTTATGGAACAAGATGAAACCTCGTCCTCCATCGCCTCCTGTTCATCCTGGAGCTTTACCTTTAATAGGACATGCTCATCAATTTTACGGAGATCCTAAGC aTTTATGGGAATTTGTTACAAAACTTAGTCACTTTAGTTTAAAAAGCGGTGGTGTGTCTGAAATCTGGATGGGCCCTCATATTATGTACA TGATTACTGATCCGGATGACTTTATGACCGTATCTACCAAATGCATGGATAAACCATACTTCTACAAATTTGCCACGGAAATGTTCCAAAATGGGCTGATTACAGCTAGCT TAACAACATGGAAAACGCATCGCCGTTTATTAAATCCATCGTTTAATTTGCAAGTTTTGACAAGTTTTATTCCCGAATTTAATACTCAGGCTCGGAACTTGGTTGTGTCATTGCAATCAGAAGTAGGAAAAGAATCATTCAATGTTCATCACTATCTGATTAAGCAGTTGTTAAAAACTGTTTGTC AAACTTCGTTGGGTTTAGCGACTGAAGACAAATCGATTGATGTGGACTATGCCAATGCTACGGAGGATCTCTTCGCGATACTCGCAGAAAGATTTACaagaatttatttacatttatcttCCACATACGCATGGAGTAGTTTGAAAACCAAACAGGACCAACTACTCAAGATTACAAGGGGGATTATGAATAag ATCATCTACAGGCGAAAAGAGGAATTGAAAATGGGCAGTAAAACAGAAAACGGAACTTCTGCAAAAG ttgTTAAATTCGAACCACTCCTCAATCAACTCTTAGAACTAGCTGACACACAGGATGCCTTCACGGACGATGAGATCAGGGAACATGTGAATACTATAGTGGCCGCTGCTTATGACACCACAGCTTCATCAATTACATTTGCCCTGATACTATTAGGAACATATCCAGAAGTTCAGAACCGTGTTTATAAAGA AATCCAAACAGTCCTTGGAGATGAAGATTTGACCAAAGACAATCTACCTAAGTTGGTGTATTTAGAAGCCGTTGTGAAAGAAACTTTAAGGTTGTACCCATCTAGCCCATGTGTAGCAAGAAGGATAGATTCAGATGTAAAATTGA AAAACTATACGCTGCGTTCTGGGACCACTTGCCTTTTATCCATTTATGGAATAGGTCGACATTCGATGTGGGGTGCTGATGCAGACCAGTTCAAACCCGAGCGATGGTTGGATCCGTCTGCTTTGCCAAGCAACCCGAATGCGTTTTGTAATTTTGGTATCGGGAAACGTGATTGTATAG GTCGTGTTTACGCAATGCTGGCGATAAAGACGATGTTGGTGCATGTCCTCCGCAAGTATATCGTTTTCGGTGATGTGAACAGCATCAAGGCACAATTAACCATTTCATTCAAACCAGCTACTACTTCACAATTACGTTTGGAATTAAGATCATGA
- the LOC118270862 gene encoding cytochrome P450 4C1, with translation MIFVVLVVLLCALLVLWNKMKPRGPSPPVYPGALPLIGHAHQCYGDSKQSNSFYRPLYLPLLNQNYTLLQFLGGLATNIRLVLNLAKCRILYTYKILHFEVLQYFIKICIISDFWEILKNLSHFSLENGGVVEIWMGPHIMYMITDPDDSMIVATKCMEKPYFYEFATEMFKNGLITASSTTWKTHRRLLNPSFNQQVMTSFLPEFNTQARNLVVSLQSEVGKEPFDIHQYLIKQLLKTVCQTSLGLATEDKTIDVEYANATEDLFATLAERFTRIYLHLSYTYAWSSLKTKQDQLLKITREVMNKIIYRRKEELKTNNKTQNGTSAKDVKFQPLLNQLLELADTQDAFTDDEIREHVDTVVAAAYDTTATTITFVLIMLGTYPEVQNRVYKEIQSVLGNEDTDLTKDNLPKLVYLDAVLKETLRLYPPSPCVARRIDSDVKLKNYTLRTGGTCILSIYGMSRHAMWGADADQFKPERWLDPSALPSNPNVFCTFSLGKRNCIGRVYAMLAIKTMLVHVLRKYIVFGDVNSVTTQFTISFKPATASQLRLELRS, from the exons AAAGCAATAGTTTTTATCGTCCGCTATATTTACCCCTTTTGAATCAAAATTACACTCTTCTACAATTCCTGGGTGGCTTGGCGACTAACATCCGTTTGGTACTGAATCTGGCAAAGTGTAGAATCTTATACACATATAAGATTCTACACTTTGAAGTACTACAgtacttcataaaaatatgtataatttcagATTTTTGGGAAATTCTTAAAAACCTGAGCCACTTTAGTTTAGAAAACGGCGGTGTCGTTGAAATCTGGATGGGCCCTCATATTATGTACA TGATAACTGATCCGGATGACAGTATGATCGTAGCTACCAAATGTATGGAAAAACCATACTTCTACGAATTTGCCACGGAAATGTTCAAAAATGGGCTGATTACAGCTAGCT CAACAACATGGAAAACGCATCGCCGTTTATTGAATCCATCGTTTAATCAACAAGTGATGACAAGTTTTCTTCCCGAATTTAATACTCAGGCTCGAAATTTGGTCGTGTCATTGCAATCAGAAGTAGGAAAGGAACCATTCGATATCCATCAATATCTGATTAAGCAGTTGTTAAAAACTGTTTGTC AAACTTCATTAGGATTAGCCACTGAAGATAAAACAATTGATGTGGAATATGCCAATGCTACGGAGGATCTCTTCGCGACACTCGCAGAAAGATTTACaagaatttatttacatttatcttACACATACGCATGGAGTAGTTTGAAAACCAAACAGGATCAACTGCTCAAGATTACAAGGGAGGTTATGAataag ATCATCTACAGGCGAAAAGAGGAATTGAAAACgaacaataaaacacaaaacgGAACTTCTGCAAAAG ATGTTAAATTCCAACCACTCCTCAATCAACTCTTAGAACTAGCTGACACACAGGATGCCTTCACGGACGATGAGATCAGGGAACATGTGGACACTGTAGTGGCAGCTGCTTATGATACCACAGCCACAACAATTACATTTGTCCTGATAATGTTAGGAACATATCCAGAAGTTCAAAACCGTGTTTATAAAGA AATCCAATCAGTCCTTGGAAATGAAGATACAGATTTGACTAAAGACAATCTACCAAAGTTGGTGTATTTAGATGCAGTTTTGAAGGAAACTTTGAGGTTGTACCCGCCTAGCCCATGCGTAGCAAGAAGGATAGATTCAGATGTAAAATTga AAAACTATACGCTGCGTACTGGAGGTACttgtattttatcaatttatggAATGAGTCGACACGCGATGTGGGGTGCCGATGCAGACCAGTTCAAACCCGAGCGATGGCTAGATCCGTCTGCTTTGCCAAGCAACCCGAATGTGTTTTGTACTTTTAGTCTCGGAAAACGTAATTGTATAG GTCGTGTTTACGCAATGCTGGCGATAAAGACGATGTTGGTGCATGTCCTCCGCAAGTATATCGTTTTCGGCGACGTGAACAGCGTCACGACACAATTCACCATTTCATTCAAACCAGCTACTGCCTCACAATTACGTTTGGAATTAAGATCGTGA